The DNA segment GCTCGATAATTATAGTTATTTCTTTATCTcaattttataatgattttttaaaacaagcaactttttttaaaaaaaaaagagctaaACTGAATATATTATTCAcgttgaataaatattttaaataaaaataaaataataaattgatataaatataatatattaataattttataagataTGTAGCTTAtgagataatattttaaaattttaattaaaatatgaaaattagtatcatgcatgataaatttgtttatttttataataattactttaaaaatataaagtattatAGAGTATCAGTTGATATtgtacttaaaatttaaaatttaaattctgataaaagaaacaaattttaaatatttaattaaagttaaacTCTTTTACtatataatgattaaattttgcTAATAGGAATGAATATCTAATTCAGTTGTCTTTAGCGGACgaaattgatgttatttgaattaaaatctaGCTTCTGTCCTTTATTGTtctgattatataaaaaaaaataatggtggTAGTAATTCAGTCAAAGCCACTAAATTACCGAGAAAATGTCAAGACAAATATTCTCATACACAACAACTGTTTGAGCATTGAGTCAGTCCAAGACAAAAGTAACATTACAGAAGAGTTTAGAAACACTTTACAAAACATAATGAGGACGTAGAAGTTAGATGCTTAACAAAAATGGGACAACTCAATCCTTAACGAgatcaaataaagaaaagaaaaatatccatTAATTCATTGACTCAAAATTTGAAAACCGagcataataattaatataacaaaAGCTATGGGTCCCGTGCCAGTAATGTATATCACTATAGCCCCATTTCATTCCTTGTAAAGAGGAAATTTgagtgaaaactgaaaagtgCTACCTTTCGGCTTGCTATTATGGTAGTATAACATAAGTCCATAACATCATGCATCCATTCCAAGGATGAATAATACTATCCAGCAATTAGGGTGGAAACATTTCAGATCAAGTATTGACGAGTTTAAGTCTAATTTATTTATCTGTTAGATGTTATTGTTTGGACAGTCGAACTtaagtttattattaatattaataattataatatatatatatataatataaatattatatatttatataaacagGTCAAtctatcaaatttaatatacttGTTTTAAAGCCTAAAAtctgatatttaaaaaaaaaaaatttaaatctgaCCTAATTTTACTTTATcactcttttttatatatataaaagctaaATACAATagcaacatatttataaaacTCATAATTCTTACTCCATTACTTAATAAAATCTTTCTTAATTGACCCTCCCAGCAACATAGTTAATTTGCTAAAGTGAAGgtgaaaaaagaagaatgagAAGGACAAGACATGTCTTGTGAGGTGTGACTTATGATTCGTTAAGCCAAGGCAAGGCAAAGAAAGCAAAGATGCTTCCACTAAAGCTGGTTCGCTCTCTGGTCTTAGGTGAAACCATCAACCACAACCCTCATCACATCCTAACCCAAAATCACCACCATAATAgtgatgatgaaaataaaaccTATGGCACTTCAAAACCCCACCATCAtacaagaaggagaagaagaagaagaaagtacAAAACCCCTGGCCTCATATTCCTCCCAACAAAAGAGATCATAAGAGACACATACAGGCTTGCCACCATTGCAAGAGACTTAGGTCTAGACTTGTACCCTACACCATCCCTCTCTCACATCATCTTCTCCAACCCATCATCATCCAAACCCTCATCACTatccatttcttcttcttcttcttcttcttgctccCTCCCAAGCGACGCCGTTCCCATCCCCTTCCCTTCCCTCTCCGCAACCCCACTCGCTCACCTCCGCTGCTTCCTCACGCTCTCCCCACGCGCCTTCAAGATCGTTCTTTTCAACTCCGACCACCACCCAGACGCCGCCGGCACCGCCGGAAACTGGGACTGcggctctttctctctctactcTAGGGTTGTTGGTGTTCGCGTTGACACCATGGAGGAGTTTTGTCGGATTCTTGCCGGAAAAGGTTGGAGCTTTtacaaaaccaagaaaaacCCTTCTTCCGATCAGCGCCGCGGCGGCGCCTTTTACCTCTTCAGAAGGGTGGATGTGAACCGAGTTCGGGTCGGAGCTCTGGTGGATGGGGCGTGCAGGGTGAGGGAGTTGAGGTTGCCGCACTTGGATTTTGGAAATGCTCCGTTGAGGATTTTGCAGTATATTTTGTTGATGACTGATGATATCTTCTGTTTGGCATGAAATTGGTAAATGTTTTATCAGTTTctgcattatttttcttctgttaagtagtttttttttataaaaaaaattaatttttatgagtttcttatagttattataaaagtcagGCATCTACCATAGAAGACAATTTTTGTGGTTGGATGATTACGATTTACAAGTGTAATTGGTActacattctaattaaattttttttttttggaaaagtaaaataaaatgcattgtgttgATTGGATTTTTGGGGGGTGTTGGATGATGACAAGAGATGGACAACAAATTGGGGACATTTGGTTTGGTCTTTGCAATGTGTAGTGTTGGAAGTGATGTTCTGCGAAGCTGGGAAAGAGGTTGAGCCTTTGAACTGTTAGAAGGGGCAAATTGATTCAAACTATGTATCTTGTCATCTCTTGTACtgggattggattcttgatgacTTAAGCCCGATGGTGAAGGAAATGGAATTAAAACATGGAGAGGTAAAAATGTTGCAAGTGCTTGAATGATGAGAGGctaacttttttatttcattgagAAGCCAAAACCTTTTGGGATGCCTCTAGTTTTAGTCTGCCACAATCAAAACCATGTAAGAATGGAAGGTTTGTGCTGCCTGGGCCCTGGATATACATTGAACACTCATGATTGTGCAAACTTCAAGTTCAATTCTTGAGGCTTTTTGTGGAAGGGAACGAACCTGAGAAATTAGCTGAAGAGTTTAGTGTTGATGTGGAGAGATATGCCATGACAGCGGGCTGCATTTGGTATGTGATCATGTGAAGCCATTATTTCCACATCAAATCAAAACACCACAAAATGTGACACATCCAAACACAAGTATTTTGCAAATTCTTAACATTCATTGCCAAATGACACCTTCGCAATGGTTGGCAAGAATCTGCAAACTACTCATTTGGGTGTGTCACATTACATGGTATTTTGATATGATGGATTCCTTTAATTTCTGTCAATGAACTGTGTTTATTCGGTGTCCTTTAGCTTGAGGCTAATGACCAATGGAAGCAGATGGGATATCCTCATCCACTCCACACCCGTGCAAAACTGGAAGATGATGGTGGTGCCACCTTCTGTGTGGTCATCTATGAATGCAGTTACAGTTGACCAGTTACTTAAGAGAATGCTACCTTAAGACCTGCAATTcccttttcttgtttgtttacaTACTACAATATGATTGCAGCCACCTATATTCAGCTTCTCAATTAGTCATATCTATCAATGCTTCTTTTAACCAATAAAGATGTAGTTATTACCACATCTTCTGTTGAGTTGATATGTAACTCCAACCATTTATCCCAACAAAAGCATGTGCAATGACTGAATTGGCCGATTCCATCTTTGCAATAGTAATTATCCCCTTTATGATAGCCTTTACCTGTAAGAGGTCTATGATCACTTGAGTTCCCTTTGTTTTATGAGGCGCGCACGGAATATTTTAGCTCTTAAATCACTTGAGAACTATTGGTTTCAAGAGAACTGAAGAGGAAGACCATCaaatatgaatgtttatttatCAGTCATGACTGTAGTTTGTCCACACCAACCAGTAACTATCATCATGAGGATTGTcccattgaaaaaaaatactagatttctgtttttttttttgtcatatttCTTTAGATCAATAACTTGCAATCCTATATTATTTCTTGTGCAAATTCGTTATTATAGATCAAACCTataatcttaatatttaaattttaaaatcacatTTTCTTTTTGGCTTTAGTGttgaatgaaataatatatagcTGGAATTAATTCACACGAAATGTATCTAAAGCAAGAACAGATGCAGTAATCCAATTGTAATTCACATTACTAATCTCTTTCCTTTTTGTCTACATCACATTTAGTTAAGACACTTAAACACACATGAATGCCACTCAACAAGAACAACTGACGCTTATTTCAACAGGTACAGTTTACATTGTAAGATCTTCCTTATAACTCACAAGAAGCAAAACACAGTATTTTCTATATATTGGACTTTTAACCAGAGATTTGCACGGCCTTAACATCAGGTTTTTTGACCTCTTCCTTTGGAACGGTGACAGTGAGAACCCCATTTTCAATAGAAGCCTTAACTTGATCGACTTTAGCGTTTTCTGGCAATCTGAACTTCCTCAAGAACTTACCACTGCTACGCTCCACGCGGTGCCACTTATCGTTCTTGTCTTCTTTCTCAACACTCCTCTCTCCGCTTATCTGAAGAACCTTGTCATCTTCAATCTCCACTTTCACTTGCTCCTTCTTCAGCCCCGGAATATCAGCCTTGAACACGTGCGCTTCTGGGGTCTCCTTCCAATCCACTCGTGTTTTCAAGAAAGCTGAATCTTCAGCAGAAGGGAAAGACAAATCCTTGAAGGGGTCCCATACGTCGAGCGAGAAAGGGTCGAAAACATTGCTCCTTCGACCACCGAAGAAACTTGGTATCAGTGACATCTTCCCTTCTTTACTTtacttggttggtgttttgaacTCTGCTAAATTTTGTCGTGTgaattgatagaaaaaaaatgttgattttcttgtttgttttgtttgttgctGTCTGAAGGGACGCACGAGGTATTTAAATCAAACCAAGGGTCAATCTCGAATGTTCCAGAAATAGTTCGTTGGTTTGCTAagtttctttcaaaaaattccAAAACCTTCTGGACTTGTCTGCACCACCACAGCAGGTTCTAGATCAATGACAATTGCTTTACGCACCAGTCAAATTACTGGTACACCTGGATAATTTCAATATTATTCTTGGATAAAGCTGATACAGATTGCCATAATGGCTCATacgatttttttaaagaaattttcaaaaatatattttatgaattaatttaaaattaatgattcataaattaaacttgtaattttcttattattagtaCAACGTTCTAATTAATTGAACTAatagaataattatattataaaataattaatgtcattatatataatattaaattttttaatatatatttaatgaatatataaatttacataataaattttgtaacaattaattttgatctaataattaattttttttacatatataaatttttatttttatttaaaatttgtatacaTATAAAAACCCATCAACTGGACTCGAGAGTTTGTAAGCCCAAATAATTTGAGTTGGGCCGAAAACCTAAAGTTTTGTGGAATGGAGAAAGTGTGAGAAGCACCTATTTATAATATGGATCAAGAAAAAGTTGATCGAATTTAAATAAGTGTGAGAAGCACCTATATATACTTTATCTCCCTCAATTgttattaggagcttccataaTTGGATTATGACATTAAATAAGATTGATCGAATTTAATAAAAAGTTGTTTGCATTTGATGGgtgattcaatttttatttatttgcttcTGCACgtgcatttgaatttgaaatctgaagtaTAAACTAAGACTTAGTGTTTTAATGTGATGTGTcttataattttacataaattacttattttaattttgagtcttataattttacataaatataaatattctaGACAAAATACAAGAAATTTGTACAACTAAAGCATTATATACACGTGCCTCCAGTAGCTCACCGATTTCCTATGTTTATTCCCTTCCAAGGGCTCCATTAGTGTTCCAGCAGTACTCTTCATTATAATAGCATCCAGTTTCCTGTGCTCAATGCAATAAACCTTTGACTGCAATAAAATAATGAGGTCTGCAAGAACGGAAGCAAACCATCTGAACTTGGGAGGCCAAAATTGTCCTGAGTGAGATCAAATTCCCTAAAATCTATCTTCACTTGATCTCTACCAGAACATCCTAACCGTGAGACATGGTATTTCAGCTTTTATTGCAAATATGAAAGAGTCATCCAACTATTTCAAATATGCCAGAAGGTCGAACAATATTGACAAGAAACGATACAAGACAAGTTTGGTGtaaaaaaacatacaaatttGATGTCTGCCACAACCTTTGGAAGAATCATAGTACAAGAATATAACTAATGCCATGTTTAATTCAAAACTTCACATACCACTCTCACGAATTCTAATTGCTcacacaaaaatgaaaaaaatcagtATGTAAatacaaaaccaaaatttaaaatcatgaaGTAGAAAATGTATACTCTTGTGcacatgcatgtatgtaaatacaaaaccaaaatttaCCAATAACTACAAAAAGGCACTTTTGGGGgcaaaaaaacaactaaaatttcagAAAGTAATCTGAATATCCATTAAGAGAAACCACTCAGTATAACACAGTTAACTAAGTCCTATAACATAgcaaaatcactgaaaatgttcataaaaatgtagttaaattaataacaattattACCTACATTTTCCGAGAAAATAATCACACAGAAGTTATATAAAATGTTCAAAAGACACAGGTTAGCCAAAGTAATCTGTTCTATCCTCCCCATGAATAACACAACTAGTAACTACTATATATCTGCAAAGGTTCATTTTCTGCTATGAAGTTGGAGGTAAACAGATAAACTAAAGgtggttttttattttgttgcaaagAGATAAGAAGGTTTACAAAGGTGGGCACAGGAGGATAGAAACCAGGATTAAccttaaaattaacaaatccaACAACTATATCCATCATCTACAATTTCTCTGTATGTTATATATGGTATACACCAAATTTGCATGGAATTATTGTTTAAAAGGATGTGGCAACATTGAGCTTTATATAGAGGATGCAATTCACTGATTCACCCACCATTTGAAAGGGTGAACCCAAAGTCTGAACATAGATCGTACTTATATCAGAATTCAAGATACCACTTTCTACATAAAATAGTTGGAAATACCCCTTCACTTGTCTAAGTATGCACTACTCTTTCAATTCCAAGTATAACCTTATCCATCTAAAGTTGAACATTGTCAATTCGTCATTCACTTACCTAATGGTCATTGTTCTCCTTAATTTTACACCAATATGACTCAATGAAAAGGAGAGATTCTTATAAAGTCTAGGAATACAAtaccattaaattaaaaataaaattatattaaattaaatctggACAGTTGCTAAACTACTAAGAGTATTACCTGTATagaacatataaatattttcaacaaaaaagatGGTCAAAGACAGTAGAATCATATCCTTTAGTTCTGATATGCCCTACTCTATGAATATTCTAAATCTACTTGACTTTACAATATTTAGAGGCATTAATTGTAAATTAAGTCTGCATGATTTCAGCTTAGAATGATTTAGTTTCAATAGGATTTTTAGTTATCTTTGCATACCGTCTGTGAAGGTTGCATGTTGGCTGCCCCTTCAAAATCTGTTGTTGTATCCACTGGACACGTGGGATAATTCACAAATGTCTCTCCAGGTTGGCAGGGTACAAGTGCACTGAGCATGGATTTCACAGatatctaattaaataaaaaaataaccatcAAAACATGCTTAATGAAAAccacactttttttatataagaaacctGAAAAGAGCTATGTGAATATTGTTTATGTATAAACCTTCCAAATGACAAATAACCAATAGTACAAGGAAAAGGTTTTATCCAATGAAAGCTTCAGGAAAAAGACCAAACCAAATAGCAAacagaagaaggaagaaaaaggcctTACTTCCACCTGGGTAGTGGTTCAATTTTGAAATACCTGGAAAACAAAGTAAAAGGATACTTAAGAGATAACACAACTGAAAGATACAGAGGAACTAATTATATAAACAATAAAGATACACACATATATTGTAACAATTAAGGTGTCTTTCCATCAAAAGTCACAGTGCACAGCCCCCAACATAATTAAAGAATCTTTGCATTGAAGGCAACAACCAATTTTAAGTTTTCTCTACCATACATCCAAATCATATTGATGAAGTAGAAGTGCATCAACTTCAGAGAACCATTACCATCAAAATCAGTGATCCATCAATGTTTTGCAAGATCTTACAACTTAGTATATATGACAAAAGGAAGAGGGCAAGTCAATTTCACTAGCTTTTATGAAACAATCAGCAGACTACCTCTATGAAAACATGCATGGAATATCTAACATGACCATGGTGCTCTCTTGACTGAAGAGACAGAAAACCAGCCCTCTACCCAGGAAAATTATGATAAAGGTCTATTTGATGAGCTAATGCTGTACTCACTGAACCATAAACAGTTGCAGCAttgtattataaaaatgaaaaggaatatATACACAGGTGTCAAACAGAAGTCAGACACATATGATGATTGACTGAAACCTAAgtgaataaaaacaataaattcacACAAAATTCTCTAACTCAGGAGAAGCTGGACAACATAACTGCTTTTTATAGTAAGTAAATTAGTTTAAGAAAAGCTTCTGGACTTGTTCTGATGAAGACTACAACAATCTGCTTGCCCATCCTCAAAAACTTAGCAACTTCTGATTAGAATATATTGAATACAAACAATAAGATGGAAAATTGGAAACTACATCCTTTAGTGTACTCCACCAAGTCAGCTTATAGATTAATGCTGAACAACAATGCCTCAGGTTCGGATGTCagcattttcaaattaatttggaagttgaaagttccTCCAAGAGCAGCAGTCTTCACTTGGAGGCTTCTTAAGGACAGGTTACCCACTAAGGGTAATCTGCTAAGAAGAAATGTGCTTCTCCAAGATGAAGGGTGCCCTCTCTGTGGTCAAGAGTAGGAGGAAGTGGGTCACctcttttttaattgtaaaaggATAATACCCCTGTGGTGGGAATCCATGGGATGGGTCAGGGCTGTAGGACCTCTTCCAGCTTCCCCAGCAAGCCATTTAGCTCAATTTTGTGAAGGATTTGGTGCTAATATAAATCAAAGCagatggtgtgggtggtgggTGGCTCTAACTAGTACCATATGGCACCATAGGAATATCTTGATCTTTCAAGGAAAGCATTTTGATTACTCTAAAGTCATGGAGGAGGCTATGTTTACAGCTTGGTCTTGGCTAAAAGCTAGAGAGAAAGACTTCAACATTAGTTTCAACCATTGGTCCTCTAATATATCGGAGTCCTTTGGTTAACCTATGTGGTGATGTTCTCTTGATGGGTTAGTTTGGGTTATTTTGGGAGGCAGCACCAAAGGTGCTTTGTATTTTCTTTGTTCAGTACCACTTGTACTGTTTTATCtaaatcaataatataatatatatttcgccttccaaaaaaaaaaacatccttTAGTAAACCTTCATAAGTATCACAtatcaagaaaataaaacatgggAAAAGTGTGGAATCCTGTCAGCATTTCAATAGACAAAATAACAACCATTAACCATAAAAGTGTTAAATTAGGTATGCAGATTTCATGCAAGAGCAAAAGAGAATAGAAGGAGTCTTACTCATGCTCCAAAGCTTGGGCTGCTGTTATGCACTTTCGTTGATCACATGAGCacgttattatattataaattaaggaATTTGAACCATCAAACATATGCAGAGCTAAAATGTAATACAAGTGCACAGCTAACTGAAGGTTAAAGATGATAACAGGTGATGCACAATTAAGCACCCCAACATGTGAGGAATCAAGACAATGAGGTTGCCATCAGACTTGACAGTTCAATGCACTAAACTTGAAGTAAACAACAATATCCATCACTCAGCTTATATTAGAAAGCTGAGATAGTACAAGCCTTTAATGCACTCCTGCCAGTATTATATGCTTACCCAGATTTTGgcttcttaaatattaagaattaaatatctatgataataaaaatgaatattgcTCAACACAGGTGGATGACAATGACAAAGGTGCTCATACCCCATTTTCAAATAATGGCTTCAAAGGTGCTTGATATATCCTTGCAAGTCCAAAGTCAGCAATTTTAACAATTCCATGTTCCTCTCCTTCACCCATAACCTGTTCATAGAAAGTTTGTTAAATAAACAAGTGTGCTATCAAAAGTGgacaaataaatttcaatccaaTTATAGCagtaaaaaaactaatcatATAGTGATAAGGTAGCCAAAATCCTACCAGTATATTTGATGGCTTTAGGTTCCGATATATTGTCCAATtactacagaaaaaaaaaatataataagtcagcatatgaacaaaaaaagaaaagaaaaggaaccgtcttcaatttcaaaaacaaaacaacttgCCTGTGTAGATAGTTTAGTCCATTGAGCAACTGCCAGAGTAACGATTTAACAGTATACTGGTTAATGGATTGGTTGACTTTGTCCCAATGATGCTTTATTATTTCCTGCCATTCAAGATTGCAATCTTTACACTCAACTAATCAGAACAAGCAATTGCTTGCTACCTATATATGTCTCTTCCCAGAGAAATTCACTACATTTTATAAGACACAAAAGCAAaacttttacaaattacaatagcATAAAGTCCATTTCAAGGACCATAATGTGTATAAAACAAGATGCAACAACCCCCACTAAaattctaacaaaattaacaactaacattttccgacttaaaaaaaaagatgcaaCAACCAAACCTTGTCTCACTAGCTGGGAATGTCAAAAGgcaatattaaacaaaaacaccAAGAAATTCCGGATATCAGGAAGTACACATTTTTACAGGAAACATTTTGAGACAAAACCATAAAAGAAAACAACTTCAACTCAAGTGCCTAAGTAGAATGCCATGTCAACAGTTCCACGATTATATATACTCACATAGAGGTCGTGTTCTGCATAATCAAAAGCCAGATAAAGAGACATGTCCATGTGATTAATGTGAACTTTCACAAGCTTCACAACATTCTCGTGCGTTATCTCCCTGGGTAACTGCAGCATCAAACGAAATTCACTCATATGAATCTAATGGTGTTTAAAAATGGTCCACATTAGACCATATGGGAGGCTTGTCCACGCTAGAATGGGCCCATGTTTTAAGAATttcacaagaacataaaaaattttCTCACACTTGGCATCAATTAACGCAACCtcgtaaaataattaaataaaaatagcaaaCAACGTTACTATAGTTAAACTAGTATGATTAtcctttgttcaatttgttAGGGAATGGTCTATTTAATATTTAGTGtgagaatttatattttatttttttatataagattttCTTGGATTAATAATAGTCATATACCGcaaatatgtaattaaattgagaaacaattatgttttctaattcaggataaaaaaaatagtaattttaattttgatctcgTCGTATAATTGCTAAAATATTCAATGAAAACTTTATtgtcataataatttttttatctaactagatcaaaattatttcatattaaatataattatggtCATAGAAAAGCATAATATCCTATGTATTTGTACTTTGTGCTGAGAAAagttattttaagaattaagcATGTCTTTAAACTTAATCTCCTCCAAACGTGAacataaaaataacaacttattttttttttgagctTAAGAACttgataaaaagtaaaatttagtgTTAGATGAGATCTAATGATAATCTTATAATGAAATTGTTGAAAATTAGCatgcattaataattaataatatgtataaagtaaaagataaatattcaaaaaatttataagagaaatttattcaatattttactttttattggaTAGACTAGAGAAAGGTAAAAATAAATGGTGGTGGCTACTACAAGCTAATGTTTCATTAGCTTCATACATTTATCTATGCACAATACTATAATTTAAGATTactttaagagaaattttacATGGGTATCTTTCGCCCCCATGAAATTAGACCTTCAACTTTCGCATAAAAAGTtagtataattgaaaaaaaaaatgaaatacaactCATTTCCATCATTGTTTAGTTTAATAAAGTATTACTCAATGAACAtcgtttatcattttattttaaaggaaaaatgatATCTCGTCTTAATTATATGTTGTTCTGCAAAATAGGTGACTTGAGTTTCTATAATTCTCTAATTAATATCCTTCACAACCATCATTTGGGCCACGATGAATTTCAATGCATTTGAATAGAGAAGTTATAAAGGTCTTGCCATTGCAAAATATAGGTTGAGGATTTTCAACGATACTCCAACACATGTTGGGCTATGTTTGGTTATCAGTTGAAGAAGTATTTTTGGAcgttaaacatatttttagaaaataaactcACTTTAGTAATATGTTTGATTATCCTCAAAAGTATGtttgcaataaaaaatttatcttgaAAATCCAATTTTATAAAAGGAAGATTTGGGTTGTTTTTGTAAAGTCAGTTGTACAAACTTTAATCCAATCATGATGGCTCGGGGGATCTAATGTTGATtacaaatttctttttcatactaatttaatcttcattatTACTTGCTTGTGTGTATGGCATATGGGTTTGCATTGTGGATGAGAATACCTACTTATGCAATTGTTTGGATTTCTTCCTTTGTTCATTTGTTTTGAGTCTTGCAGCCTCTCTGCAATTTCTCTAATGGAGTCTTAAGGTGATTTGATCTTTGTATTGTTTTTGCATTaactttatcatttgtttattgcTATCTCTTTttaaacaactttttttaaGAACCATAAATCTTCATTCTTTATTCAAAAAGAGATGTCACGTttagttgaaaaaatatttcttttcaagGTTAAGATAAAGAACACACTTAACTCCTGATTAGATCAATcatataatgttaagaaagtgtGCTTTGATCCGCATATTGTTACAAAATCTTAAGAGTAGTCCTCCTTAAAAAGTTACatctaaattataaatgttatgTTGACTTTGTGTATATAACGCACGCAACGCTATTCAAGTAACTTTTAGCTTCTTTGATGTCGTGCTAGCAATACTTTTTCTGaagcataaaaataatattatctatattttGACGATGTTATTGTACAAATAATTCATTTGAATTATTcacttgatatttttctttatttatttctttcgtTTTAGTTGGTGGGCATAATTTAATAGGGAAATTTTTTGACATTCTTGACTTTAATCCAATAAAGAAGTCCTACGAAGTA comes from the Glycine soja cultivar W05 chromosome 6, ASM419377v2, whole genome shotgun sequence genome and includes:
- the LOC114415826 gene encoding uncharacterized protein LOC114415826; translation: MLPLKLVRSLVLGETINHNPHHILTQNHHHNSDDENKTYGTSKPHHHTRRRRRRRKYKTPGLIFLPTKEIIRDTYRLATIARDLGLDLYPTPSLSHIIFSNPSSSKPSSLSISSSSSSSCSLPSDAVPIPFPSLSATPLAHLRCFLTLSPRAFKIVLFNSDHHPDAAGTAGNWDCGSFSLYSRVVGVRVDTMEEFCRILAGKGWSFYKTKKNPSSDQRRGGAFYLFRRVDVNRVRVGALVDGACRVRELRLPHLDFGNAPLRILQYILLMTDDIFCLA
- the LOC114415827 gene encoding 18.5 kDa class I heat shock protein-like — its product is MSLIPSFFGGRRSNVFDPFSLDVWDPFKDLSFPSAEDSAFLKTRVDWKETPEAHVFKADIPGLKKEQVKVEIEDDKVLQISGERSVEKEDKNDKWHRVERSSGKFLRKFRLPENAKVDQVKASIENGVLTVTVPKEEVKKPDVKAVQISG
- the LOC114415832 gene encoding cyclin-dependent kinase E-1-like, producing the protein MSEFRLMLQLPREITHENVVKLVKVHINHMDMSLYLAFDYAEHDLYEIIKHHWDKVNQSINQYTVKSLLWQLLNGLNYLHSNWTIYRNLKPSNILVMGEGEEHGIVKIADFGLARIYQAPLKPLFENGVFQN